One Gossypium hirsutum isolate 1008001.06 chromosome A11, Gossypium_hirsutum_v2.1, whole genome shotgun sequence genomic window carries:
- the LOC107891216 gene encoding microfibrillar-associated protein 1, which yields MSVTAGVSDTVIAIRDKLRGKIGQTKVKRYWPGKAPEWADDADEDGDIRMARAVALEKAFPTHEDSGIVIKDDPRLRRLAESRVDNRDEIRADHRRIRQAEIVSTEEEGNRRNEGADAEEEDEDALEERRRRIREKMLQRKQEETLLLEEEEEEEVEEEEEEESEYETDSEEEHMGIAMAKAVFVPKSERETIAERKRLEEEERAMEEAVKRKLEHRKIETRQIVVEKIREDTEIQKNMELEANIEDVDTDDELNEAEEYEAWKAREIARIKRDREEREAMIKEREEIEKVRNMTEEERREWERKNPKPAPPPKQKWRFMQKYYHKGAFFQTDADDPAATAGAQNIYHRDFSAPTGDDKMDKTILPKVMQVKHFGRSGRTKWTHLVNEDTTDWNNPWTYNDPLRAKYNAKMAAVNVPIAKPKGSKKLKDWEMK from the exons ATGTCGGTCACGGCAGGTGTTAGTGATACAGTAATAGCAATTCGGGATAAACTTAGAGGCAAAATTGGGCAAACTAAAGTTAAAAGATATTGGCCTGGGAAAGCTCCTGAGTGGGCTGATGATGCCGATGAAGATGGCGATATTAGGATGGCTAGGGCCGTTGCTTTAGAAAAAGCTTTTCCTACTCACGAAGATTCAGGTATTGTTATAAAAGATGATCCTAGGTTACGTCGTTTGGCTGAGAGTAGGGTTGACAATAGAGATGAAATTAGGGCTGATCATAGGCGTATAAGGCAAGCTGAGATTGTGTCGACAGAAGAGGAGGGAAACCGGAGGAATGAAGGGGCTGATGCCGAGGAAGAAGATGAGGATGCCTTGGAAGAGAGGAGGAGAAGGATTAGGGAGAAGATGCTTCAGAGAAAACAAGAGGAAACTCTACTCTTggaagaggaagaggaggagGAAGTGGAGGAAGAAGAGGAGGAAGAGTCGGAGTATGAGACAGATTCGGAAGAGGAACATATGGGAATTGCAATGGCCAAGGCAGTTTTTGTGCCGAAATCCGAGAGAGAGACAATAGCTGAGCGTAAGCGATTGGAGGAGGAAGAACGGGCTATGGAGGAGGCTGTGAAGAGGAAGTTGGAACATAGGAAAATTGAGACAAGGCAAATTGTTGTCGAGAAGATTAGAGAGGATACTGAGATTCAGAAAAATATGGAATTGGAGGCAAACATAGAAGATGTGGATACTGATGACGAGCTTAATGAGGCTGAGGAATACGAAGCTTGGAAGGCAAGAGAGATTGCTAGAATTAAGAGAGATAGGGAGGAAAGGGAAGCAATGATTAAGGAGAGGGAGGAGATCGAGAAGGTTAGGAATATGACAGAGGAAGAGAGACGGGAATGGGAGAGGAAGAATCCGAAACCTGCTCCACCGCCTAAACAGAAATGGAGGTTTATGCAGAAATACTATCACAAGGGTGCTTTCTTCCAGACAGATGCTGATGATCCTGCTGCAACTGCTGGAGCCCAAAATATTTATCACCGCGATTTCTCTGCCCCGACGGGTGACGACAAGATGGACAAGACAATATTGCCCAAGGTCATGCAAGTCAAGCATTTTGGTCGTAGTGGCAGAACCAAATGGACTCATCTTGTCAACGAGGATACAACTGATTGGAACAATCC ATGGACATACAACGATCCCCTTCGGGCAAAATACAATGCAAAAATGGCTGCTGTGAATGTACCGATAGCGAAACCTAAAGGAAGCAAGAAGTTGAAGGATTGGGAAATGAAATGA